One genomic window of Methyloterricola oryzae includes the following:
- a CDS encoding c-type cytochrome: protein MCTRDPFLNRLATAVALIAALSNANAEGLGIPASAAEVAARRLNVFPDGKGLPDGKGSALEGKAIYAERCASCHGATGTGGSAEELAGGRLDGPSPDKTIGTYWPYATTVFDFVRRSMPLDAPGSLSSDQLYAVTAYLLNLNGIIDERAEMNAATLPQVKMPNRGGFIAIDAALTPP, encoded by the coding sequence ATGTGTACGCGTGATCCTTTCCTGAATCGGCTAGCGACCGCCGTGGCCCTGATCGCGGCCCTGTCCAATGCCAACGCCGAAGGGCTGGGCATACCCGCGAGTGCGGCGGAAGTTGCGGCGCGCCGCCTGAACGTTTTCCCGGACGGCAAGGGACTGCCCGATGGCAAGGGCAGCGCCTTAGAGGGCAAAGCCATCTACGCCGAGCGCTGTGCCTCCTGCCACGGCGCGACCGGAACCGGCGGCAGCGCCGAGGAATTGGCCGGTGGCCGGCTCGACGGCCCCAGCCCGGACAAGACCATAGGCACCTATTGGCCCTATGCCACCACCGTCTTCGATTTCGTCCGCCGTTCCATGCCCCTGGATGCGCCTGGGTCCCTCAGCAGCGATCAGCTGTATGCGGTGACGGCCTATCTGTTGAACCTGAACGGCATCATCGATGAGCGCGCCGAGATGAACGCAGCCACCCTGCCCCAGGTCAAGATGCCCAACCGGGGTGGCTTCATTGCCATCGACGCCGCCTTGACTCCGCCTTGA
- the soxC gene encoding sulfite dehydrogenase, protein MTEQQQAPALAEADRVAGGGLLDRRLFLRQGAAFGLAATVAPAAALAGEIERPAWMRSPGAPFSNYGQPSSHEKGVIRWVAANPGAPGNGISWTPLQKLAGTITPSGLHFERHHNGVPQIDPDQHRLLIHGLVKTPLFFSLEALYRYPMVSRTCFIECGGNSNAGWHEEPMQAPLGNMHGLVSCSEWTGVPLRLLLEEAGLDPKALWIIAEGADAAAMNVSIPLRKAMDDALIAVYQNGEHLRPENGYPMRLLLPGWEGVTQVKWLRNLEVADQPVMARNETAKYTELQPNGKSRQFTFVMEAKSLITHPSPGHRLRERGVYPISGLAWSGRGKIRRVEVSADGGRSWADAELQEPVLPCSFTRFRIPWRWDGAPALLKSRATDETGYVQPERSRLIAERGRNGYFHYNAIVCWSVSTEGELTHVYA, encoded by the coding sequence ATGACAGAACAACAACAAGCTCCAGCGCTGGCGGAAGCGGACAGGGTGGCTGGCGGCGGACTTCTGGATCGGCGCCTGTTCCTCAGGCAGGGTGCGGCATTCGGCCTGGCAGCCACCGTCGCCCCGGCGGCTGCGCTGGCAGGTGAAATCGAGCGTCCCGCCTGGATGCGCTCGCCGGGCGCCCCCTTCTCCAACTACGGACAACCCTCCTCGCACGAAAAAGGCGTGATCCGCTGGGTCGCCGCCAACCCCGGAGCGCCGGGCAACGGCATCTCCTGGACGCCCCTGCAGAAACTGGCGGGAACGATTACGCCATCCGGTCTGCACTTCGAACGCCATCATAACGGCGTACCGCAAATCGACCCCGACCAGCACCGTCTGCTGATCCATGGCCTGGTGAAAACACCGCTGTTTTTCTCCCTCGAAGCGCTGTACCGCTATCCCATGGTGTCGCGCACCTGTTTCATCGAATGTGGCGGCAACAGCAACGCCGGCTGGCACGAGGAACCCATGCAGGCGCCCCTGGGCAACATGCACGGGCTGGTGTCCTGCAGCGAATGGACCGGCGTGCCCCTTCGCCTGCTCCTGGAGGAAGCCGGTCTCGACCCGAAAGCCCTGTGGATCATCGCCGAAGGCGCCGACGCAGCGGCCATGAACGTGAGCATTCCCCTGCGCAAGGCCATGGACGACGCCCTGATTGCCGTCTATCAGAATGGCGAGCACCTGCGGCCCGAGAACGGCTACCCCATGCGCTTGCTGTTGCCTGGCTGGGAAGGCGTCACCCAGGTCAAGTGGCTGCGCAACCTGGAGGTGGCCGATCAACCGGTCATGGCGCGTAACGAAACCGCCAAGTACACGGAACTGCAACCGAACGGTAAATCGCGCCAATTCACCTTCGTCATGGAGGCCAAATCCCTGATCACGCACCCCTCGCCGGGGCACCGCCTGCGGGAGCGAGGGGTCTATCCCATCAGTGGCCTGGCCTGGAGTGGGCGCGGCAAGATCCGACGCGTGGAGGTCTCTGCCGACGGGGGACGCAGCTGGGCCGATGCCGAGTTGCAGGAACCGGTGCTGCCCTGTAGTTTCACCCGCTTCCGGATTCCCTGGCGCTGGGATGGGGCTCCGGCGCTGTTGAAAAGCCGTGCCACCGACGAGACCGGTTACGTGCAACCCGAGCGCAGCCGGCTGATCGCCGAACGCGGCCGAAACGGGTATTTCCACTACAACGCCATCGTCTGCTGGTCCGTATCCACCGAAGGAGAGCTGACCCATGTGTACGCGTGA
- a CDS encoding YidH family protein, whose translation MSELNDPRVLFAAERTLLAWSRTSLTLMGFGFVLERFGLFLKFMVPGRAIVDDHNASAWIGLSFILLGCAFLLLSSRQYRQVLKTLAPPEIPERYSPYLPLLLNLCLLMMGVTLSAYVIYSVCAQ comes from the coding sequence ATGTCTGAACTCAACGATCCCCGCGTTCTGTTCGCAGCGGAACGCACCCTGCTGGCCTGGAGCCGTACCAGCCTGACCCTCATGGGCTTTGGCTTCGTACTGGAGCGCTTTGGCCTGTTCCTGAAGTTCATGGTGCCGGGAAGGGCCATCGTCGATGACCACAATGCGTCCGCCTGGATCGGGTTGAGCTTCATCCTGCTGGGCTGCGCCTTTCTCCTGCTGTCATCGCGGCAGTACCGTCAGGTGCTGAAAACGCTGGCGCCGCCGGAAATACCGGAGCGCTACTCCCCTTACCTGCCCTTGCTTCTCAACCTGTGCCTGCTGATGATGGGCGTGACCCTGAGCGCCTACGTCATCTATTCGGTCTGCGCTCAATGA
- a CDS encoding rhomboid family intramembrane serine protease, producing the protein MIPYRDTIPCVNTPWVTWSLMVANFGAFVFSLMIPEQAQTRLFYLYGLVPARYAHPDWAAWAGLPANDYTPFVSSMFLHGSWMHLVANMWLLWIFGDNIEDRMGGVRYLAFYLICGIVAGWLQIYFSPDATVPAIGASGGLAGIMGAFFFLYPYARIVIWVFFMPLFIQVPAIAFLGVWVIIQLYKATGGLTAGGGYADVAWWGHLGGFVAGMLLYRLFLRDGPPRDSEPPEQSP; encoded by the coding sequence ATGATTCCCTATCGAGACACGATTCCCTGCGTCAATACGCCGTGGGTCACCTGGTCGCTCATGGTGGCGAATTTTGGCGCGTTCGTGTTTTCGCTGATGATTCCGGAGCAGGCCCAAACGCGGTTGTTCTACCTCTATGGCCTGGTGCCGGCGCGCTACGCCCATCCCGACTGGGCCGCCTGGGCCGGCTTGCCGGCCAACGACTACACGCCGTTCGTTTCCAGCATGTTCCTGCACGGAAGCTGGATGCATCTGGTGGCCAATATGTGGCTACTCTGGATCTTCGGCGACAATATCGAGGATCGGATGGGCGGCGTGCGCTACCTCGCTTTCTATCTGATCTGCGGGATCGTGGCCGGCTGGCTGCAGATTTATTTCAGCCCCGATGCCACCGTGCCGGCCATCGGTGCGTCCGGCGGTCTGGCGGGCATCATGGGCGCGTTTTTCTTTCTCTATCCCTATGCCCGCATCGTCATATGGGTCTTCTTCATGCCGCTATTCATCCAGGTGCCGGCCATCGCCTTCCTGGGCGTGTGGGTCATTATCCAACTCTATAAAGCCACGGGAGGTCTGACCGCGGGAGGTGGCTATGCCGACGTGGCGTGGTGGGGCCACTTGGGAGGCTTCGTCGCGGGCATGCTCCTGTACCGCCTGTTCCTGCGTGACGGACCGCCGCGCGATTCCGAGCCACCGGAGCAGTCACCTTGA
- a CDS encoding sigma-54 interaction domain-containing protein encodes MASTITLHSLLETHDQPFCVIDASLRVIAVNHAYETLFARNRDTLVGQPCCHLAGDEHDEHQPCRHQRMFRDLEPYQIIHSVTDGVDQSRSFRVRGFPLVDSGSHLFLGESILPVGFSGALGQSAMAGECPRFRQLLERLTLAAGSLAPVLLEGETGTGKELAAQFIHAHSTRASGQLVVVDCTVLGEALFESELFGHERGAFTGSAGSKPGLFELAHQGTLFLDEIGELPLTQQPKLLRALESGSFRRVGGTETRKADVRVISASHRDLAAMVQAGTFRADLYYRLAVLPVAVPALRERGGDIPVIARHLLAQIGASVGRQLSLSLAAAERLQQHAFPGNIRELRNALQLAAALAPFGRIEAEHVVLGTRGGAHAATAPREGRPAASPNPLDELEMSYLKELLRRHHGNRKLAAEEMNVSERTFYRKLKRYHLNDAHEH; translated from the coding sequence ATGGCGTCGACGATCACCCTGCATTCCCTGCTGGAAACCCACGACCAGCCTTTTTGCGTGATTGATGCCTCGCTGCGGGTGATCGCGGTCAATCACGCCTACGAAACCCTGTTCGCCAGGAATCGCGATACCCTCGTCGGACAACCCTGCTGCCATCTCGCCGGCGATGAGCATGACGAGCATCAGCCCTGCCGGCACCAGCGGATGTTTCGGGATCTCGAGCCCTACCAGATCATCCATTCAGTCACCGATGGCGTGGACCAATCCCGCAGTTTTCGGGTTCGCGGCTTCCCGCTGGTGGACAGCGGCAGTCATCTCTTTCTCGGTGAATCCATCCTGCCCGTGGGCTTCAGCGGCGCCTTGGGCCAGTCTGCCATGGCGGGCGAATGCCCACGCTTTCGGCAACTGCTGGAACGGCTCACATTGGCGGCGGGCAGCCTTGCCCCGGTACTGCTGGAAGGCGAAACAGGCACGGGCAAGGAACTGGCCGCGCAATTCATACATGCCCACTCAACTCGGGCGAGCGGCCAACTGGTGGTGGTGGATTGCACGGTGCTGGGCGAGGCGCTTTTCGAGAGCGAACTATTCGGCCACGAAAGAGGCGCCTTTACCGGGTCGGCAGGTTCCAAGCCTGGCCTGTTCGAACTGGCTCACCAGGGCACCCTGTTCCTGGATGAGATCGGCGAACTTCCGCTGACACAACAGCCCAAGCTGCTGCGCGCGCTGGAATCGGGATCCTTCCGCCGCGTCGGCGGCACCGAGACGCGCAAGGCCGACGTGCGCGTGATCAGCGCCAGCCACCGTGATCTCGCCGCGATGGTACAAGCGGGGACTTTCCGCGCCGACCTCTACTACCGGCTCGCCGTCTTGCCCGTCGCAGTACCGGCGCTACGGGAGCGCGGCGGCGACATTCCTGTCATAGCCCGGCACTTGCTCGCTCAAATCGGCGCCTCCGTAGGGCGTCAACTGAGCTTATCTCTCGCCGCCGCAGAAAGGCTGCAGCAGCACGCCTTTCCCGGCAATATCCGGGAATTGCGCAATGCCTTGCAGTTGGCGGCGGCCCTGGCTCCCTTCGGCCGCATCGAAGCGGAGCATGTGGTGCTTGGCACCAGGGGCGGCGCCCATGCCGCCACGGCGCCACGGGAGGGCAGACCGGCTGCGTCGCCCAACCCTCTGGACGAACTGGAGATGTCCTACCTGAAGGAGCTGCTGCGGCGCCACCACGGCAACCGGAAGCTGGCCGCCGAGGAAATGAACGTCAGCGAGCGCACCTTTTACCGCAAGCTCAAACGTTATCACCTGAATGACGCGCATGAGCATTGA
- a CDS encoding retropepsin-like aspartic protease family protein, whose product MFRRAPALFCLALAVSSNCWAESLSRQLQNLAQTHQFRLEGLDRLNREPGRPVEGDLREQVQDLLSNYNYVLIQGTGGRIERVSITSLKDPSAKPRFSPVVATTRYGSHHQVQARVTGPSGQAAEVTLLVDTGATTLVLPESMIETLGFDPASLRPAVSQTASDTVNIRIGTLPSVQVGQVVAENVDVSFFPDQRLNGAMLLGMSFLNRYRFSLDDENSELTLIAK is encoded by the coding sequence ATGTTCAGACGGGCCCCGGCGCTGTTCTGCCTTGCCTTGGCGGTGAGTTCGAACTGTTGGGCGGAATCCCTCTCGCGGCAGTTGCAGAACCTGGCGCAAACCCACCAGTTTCGGCTGGAAGGCCTCGATCGGCTGAACCGGGAACCGGGCCGGCCGGTCGAGGGCGACCTACGGGAGCAGGTGCAGGATCTGCTGTCCAATTACAACTACGTGCTCATCCAAGGTACCGGCGGACGCATTGAACGGGTTTCCATCACCAGCCTCAAGGACCCCAGCGCAAAGCCCCGCTTCAGTCCGGTAGTGGCCACGACCCGCTATGGCAGCCACCATCAGGTGCAGGCCAGGGTTACCGGCCCCTCCGGCCAGGCGGCGGAAGTCACGCTGCTGGTGGACACCGGAGCCACCACCCTGGTGCTGCCGGAATCCATGATCGAAACCCTGGGCTTCGACCCGGCCAGCCTGCGGCCCGCCGTTAGCCAAACCGCCAGCGATACGGTGAACATCCGCATCGGCACCCTGCCCTCCGTCCAGGTCGGCCAGGTGGTGGCCGAGAATGTCGACGTCAGCTTCTTCCCCGACCAGCGACTCAACGGCGCCATGCTGCTGGGCATGAGCTTTCTCAACCGCTACCGGTTCTCTCTGGACGACGAAAACAGCGAACTGACCCTGATCGCCAAATAA
- the glcE gene encoding glycolate oxidase subunit GlcE has protein sequence MASRPGAGDREHELVHQVQSALDGRYSLEIVGSGSKRFYGRRVKAQPLAVGAHCGIVEYEPTELVITARCGTPLKEIEAELAAHKQMLAFEPPHFGPGATLGGAVASGLSGPRRPFAGSLRDFVLGVKLINGKAESLSFGGRVMKNVAGFDISRLMVGAMGTLGVVLEVSLKVLPRPETECSLCFESDAASALERMNRWVGEGLPISAACHADGRLWLRLSGAESSLSGACRRLGGELMGDGEVFWRDLLEQRLPFFQGAAPLWRLSVKPLAPLPELAGEWLLDWGGAQRWLRSSAAPDEVFAAAARLEGHAACFRGAADAVFQPLPSALLKLHQRIKHAFDPEGVFNVGRLYPAW, from the coding sequence TTGGCTAGCAGGCCTGGGGCGGGCGACAGGGAGCACGAATTGGTCCATCAGGTGCAATCGGCCCTTGACGGCAGATACAGCCTGGAGATCGTCGGTTCCGGCAGCAAGCGATTCTACGGGCGACGTGTGAAGGCGCAGCCGCTGGCGGTGGGAGCGCATTGCGGGATTGTGGAATATGAGCCCACGGAACTGGTGATCACCGCCCGCTGCGGCACGCCGCTCAAGGAAATCGAGGCGGAACTCGCCGCTCATAAGCAGATGCTGGCTTTCGAGCCACCCCATTTCGGCCCTGGCGCGACCCTGGGAGGTGCGGTCGCGTCGGGTCTATCTGGGCCTCGGCGGCCTTTTGCCGGCTCGCTGCGCGACTTCGTTCTGGGCGTCAAGCTGATCAACGGCAAGGCCGAGTCGCTGTCCTTTGGCGGCCGGGTCATGAAGAACGTGGCCGGGTTTGATATATCTCGGCTGATGGTCGGGGCCATGGGCACCCTCGGGGTGGTGCTGGAAGTTTCCCTCAAGGTGCTGCCACGGCCCGAGACGGAATGCAGCCTATGCTTCGAATCCGATGCAGCCTCCGCCCTGGAACGCATGAACCGTTGGGTGGGCGAGGGTCTGCCGATCTCCGCCGCGTGTCATGCCGATGGTCGCCTGTGGCTGAGGTTATCGGGCGCTGAATCCAGCCTGAGTGGCGCTTGTCGGCGCTTGGGCGGTGAGTTGATGGGTGATGGCGAGGTGTTCTGGAGGGATCTGCTTGAGCAGCGTCTGCCATTCTTCCAGGGGGCTGCGCCCCTGTGGCGGCTGTCCGTGAAGCCTTTGGCACCTTTGCCTGAACTGGCCGGCGAGTGGCTGCTGGATTGGGGCGGCGCTCAGCGCTGGTTGCGCAGCAGCGCCGCGCCGGATGAGGTGTTTGCCGCCGCGGCCCGTCTGGAAGGGCATGCCGCGTGCTTTCGCGGCGCCGCCGATGCGGTGTTCCAGCCGCTTCCCTCCGCCTTGCTCAAGCTGCATCAGCGCATCAAGCACGCCTTCGACCCTGAGGGTGTATTCAATGTGGGCCGACTATACCCGGCGTGGTGA
- a CDS encoding acylphosphatase, protein MLEVKRERIVVEGRVQGVFFRAATQDQARALGLVGWVRNLSDGRVEILAQGEARAVDRLRSWCAHGPARARVDSLESFEEPARDEFGDFEVRRDA, encoded by the coding sequence GTGTTGGAAGTCAAACGCGAGCGTATCGTGGTGGAAGGCAGGGTGCAGGGCGTGTTCTTTCGCGCCGCCACGCAGGATCAGGCACGCGCCTTGGGGTTGGTGGGCTGGGTGCGGAATCTGTCCGACGGCCGGGTTGAAATCCTGGCTCAGGGCGAGGCCCGCGCCGTCGACAGGCTGCGGAGCTGGTGCGCCCATGGGCCGGCCCGGGCCCGGGTGGACAGCCTGGAGTCGTTCGAAGAACCCGCGCGTGATGAGTTCGGAGATTTCGAAGTGCGCCGGGATGCCTGA
- a CDS encoding HDOD domain-containing protein, with protein sequence MSIDTGKLGLIDALWALDVTGKHPEDFNAPHDMRERIQGAQQLPPLPEMAQRVLALKSDPKADARKLAQIVELDPSLAGQVIRWSNSARYGFQSRILSVKDAITLALGYEQVFNLALALSAIRPFQVPVEGPLGKRFFWRQTLAGSALMQKLLYLSSLEARPDASALHLVYLLHNIGHLLLAHLFRAEFDYLRCSISANPDARLIALERYLLDVDHGQIGAWLMASWRMPELIQTVTLHHHNPYYRGEHQEMVWLTCLTDRLLGKIGIGDARNCSPTNSHLLNRLGMEPDKAEERLVEIEDALTELDEAVEALCGNEST encoded by the coding sequence ATGAGCATTGACACCGGCAAACTTGGCCTGATCGACGCCCTGTGGGCGCTGGATGTAACGGGAAAACACCCGGAGGATTTCAATGCGCCGCACGATATGCGCGAGCGCATTCAGGGAGCCCAGCAACTGCCGCCGCTGCCGGAAATGGCCCAGCGCGTGCTCGCTCTCAAGAGCGACCCTAAGGCCGACGCACGCAAGCTTGCCCAGATCGTCGAACTGGACCCGAGCCTCGCGGGACAGGTGATCCGCTGGTCCAATTCCGCGCGTTACGGCTTCCAGAGCCGCATTCTTTCGGTGAAGGACGCCATCACCCTGGCCTTGGGTTACGAACAGGTTTTCAACCTGGCCCTGGCACTGAGCGCAATCCGTCCCTTCCAGGTGCCGGTGGAAGGCCCTTTGGGTAAACGATTTTTCTGGCGACAGACCCTGGCCGGGTCCGCCCTGATGCAGAAATTACTGTACCTTAGCTCGCTGGAGGCGCGTCCGGATGCGAGCGCGCTGCACCTCGTCTATCTGCTGCACAACATCGGCCACCTGCTGCTGGCCCATTTGTTCCGTGCGGAGTTCGATTATCTGCGCTGCAGCATCAGCGCCAATCCGGATGCCCGGTTGATTGCCCTGGAGCGCTATCTGCTGGACGTGGATCATGGACAGATTGGCGCCTGGCTGATGGCCAGCTGGCGCATGCCGGAGCTGATCCAGACGGTCACCCTGCATCACCACAATCCCTATTATCGCGGCGAGCACCAGGAAATGGTCTGGCTTACCTGTCTGACTGACCGCCTACTCGGCAAGATCGGCATCGGGGACGCCCGCAATTGTTCACCCACCAACTCGCATCTCTTGAACCGCCTGGGCATGGAGCCGGACAAGGCGGAAGAGCGACTTGTGGAAATCGAGGACGCCCTTACCGAACTCGATGAGGCCGTCGAGGCCTTGTGCGGCAACGAGAGCACATAG
- a CDS encoding BCAM0308 family protein: MKAPPPPNQPPEHERRDRLLKERVHDTYKARLKPQEPSVCAQCGAVFHQGRWQWLAAPEAFGSTLCPACQRIQDKVPAGHLCVSGEFARAHHEEIINLIRHVEQHQAREHPLHRIMNVETSGEELHITFTDPHLARGVAEALHSAYQGEMEFSYANEEPMLRVRWKR; this comes from the coding sequence ATGAAAGCGCCGCCACCCCCGAACCAACCGCCAGAGCACGAACGCCGCGACCGATTACTGAAGGAACGCGTGCACGATACCTACAAAGCGCGGCTAAAGCCGCAGGAGCCGTCGGTCTGCGCCCAGTGCGGAGCCGTGTTCCACCAGGGCCGCTGGCAGTGGCTCGCAGCCCCCGAAGCCTTCGGCAGCACCTTGTGCCCGGCCTGCCAGCGCATCCAGGACAAGGTACCTGCCGGTCACCTCTGCGTCAGCGGCGAATTCGCCCGCGCTCACCACGAGGAAATCATAAATCTGATCCGCCATGTGGAGCAGCACCAAGCCCGGGAGCATCCCCTGCACCGGATAATGAATGTGGAGACCTCGGGTGAAGAACTGCACATCACCTTCACGGACCCCCACCTAGCCCGCGGGGTCGCCGAAGCCTTGCACAGTGCCTACCAGGGTGAGATGGAATTTTCCTATGCCAACGAGGAACCGATGCTGCGGGTCCGTTGGAAAAGATAA
- a CDS encoding FAD-linked oxidase C-terminal domain-containing protein has protein sequence MSYRIDPEERIGHGMDKGLFLRLLGEVMPAEQLLSEQEDLAPFECDGLSAYRTLPWLVALPESIEQVRGVLRLCHQHGVPVVARGAGTGLSGGALPVDNGVLLSLAKFTRILEIDPLNRIARVEPGVRNLAISEAAAIHGLYYAPDPSSQIACTIGGNVAENAGGVHCLKYGLTVHNLLGMKLLTMEGELLELGGAALDSPGYDLLALLTGSEGLLGIIIEATVKLLPRPEVARVLLAAFDSVEKAGHAVASIVGGGLLPAGLEMMDSLAIQAAEAFIQAGYPVDAAALVLCEMDGGEHQVAADLARSREILLACGALEVRESRDEAERRRFWAGRKAAFPAVGRLAPDYYCMDGTIPRRRLAEVLAGIARLSAAYGLGVANVFHAGDGNLHPLILYDANRPGELERAEELGGRILELCVAMGGTVTGEHGVGIEKINQMCIQFRGPELAQFHAVKSAFDVSRLLNPGKAVPSLHRCAEFGAMHVHGGALPHPELERL, from the coding sequence TTGAGTTACCGTATCGACCCGGAAGAGCGCATCGGGCACGGCATGGACAAGGGACTGTTCCTGAGACTGCTGGGGGAGGTGATGCCTGCGGAGCAGCTCCTTTCAGAGCAGGAAGACCTGGCTCCCTTCGAGTGCGACGGACTCTCCGCCTACCGCACGCTGCCCTGGCTGGTGGCGCTTCCGGAAAGCATCGAGCAGGTGCGGGGCGTGCTGCGCCTGTGTCACCAACATGGCGTGCCGGTGGTGGCGCGCGGTGCCGGGACCGGACTGTCGGGGGGCGCCCTGCCGGTGGACAATGGCGTGTTGCTGAGCCTGGCCAAGTTCACCCGGATTCTGGAGATTGACCCTCTGAACCGCATCGCGCGGGTGGAGCCCGGCGTGCGTAACCTCGCCATCTCCGAAGCCGCGGCAATTCACGGCTTGTATTACGCGCCGGACCCGTCTTCGCAGATCGCCTGCACCATCGGCGGCAATGTGGCGGAGAACGCCGGCGGCGTGCACTGCCTCAAGTACGGCCTCACCGTGCACAATCTGCTGGGGATGAAGCTGCTGACCATGGAAGGGGAATTGCTGGAACTGGGCGGGGCCGCCCTGGACAGTCCGGGCTATGACCTGCTGGCCCTGCTGACGGGTTCCGAGGGGCTCCTCGGCATCATCATCGAAGCCACGGTGAAACTCCTGCCCAGGCCAGAGGTCGCCCGCGTGCTGCTGGCCGCGTTCGATTCCGTGGAGAAGGCCGGACATGCCGTGGCCTCCATAGTGGGCGGCGGACTGCTGCCCGCCGGCCTGGAAATGATGGACAGTCTTGCCATACAGGCGGCGGAGGCGTTCATCCAGGCGGGTTACCCGGTGGATGCCGCCGCCCTGGTCTTATGTGAGATGGATGGCGGCGAGCACCAGGTGGCGGCCGATCTGGCGCGCTCCCGGGAAATTCTGCTGGCTTGCGGCGCGCTGGAGGTTCGCGAGTCGCGCGACGAGGCGGAGCGGCGGCGCTTCTGGGCCGGCCGCAAGGCGGCATTTCCCGCCGTGGGGCGGCTCGCGCCCGATTACTATTGCATGGACGGCACCATCCCCAGGCGGCGGCTTGCCGAGGTGCTGGCCGGGATCGCGCGGCTATCCGCAGCATACGGGCTGGGCGTGGCGAATGTGTTCCACGCTGGCGACGGCAATCTGCACCCCCTCATCCTGTACGACGCCAACCGACCCGGAGAACTGGAACGGGCCGAGGAACTGGGCGGACGCATACTGGAGCTTTGCGTCGCCATGGGCGGCACCGTAACGGGCGAGCACGGCGTCGGCATCGAGAAGATCAATCAGATGTGCATCCAGTTCCGCGGTCCGGAGTTGGCCCAGTTCCACGCAGTCAAGTCGGCCTTCGATGTCAGCCGGCTGCTTAATCCAGGCAAGGCGGTCCCCAGCCTGCACCGCTGCGCCGAATTCGGCGCCATGCATGTCCACGGCGGTGCTTTGCCGCATCCGGAACTGGAACGTTTGTGA